The following are encoded in a window of Gavia stellata isolate bGavSte3 chromosome 17, bGavSte3.hap2, whole genome shotgun sequence genomic DNA:
- the GATD1 gene encoding glutamine amidotransferase-like class 1 domain-containing protein 1 isoform X2 has product MSDRLGKPTCLIVASAAAAGVSAQSFLHCFTLTSSAFNLQVATPGGKSIDFADVNESNMRWVQDFRMKSYANPAKLESIDGARYHALLIPNCPGAVTDLANSGYLAKILQHFSTENKPICAVGHGVAALCCATNEDKSWVFQGYSLTGPSVYELVRQPNFASLSIIVEDFVKDSGATFSASSPDAVHVVLDRHLVTGQNENSTLPAVQNLLILCNVRK; this is encoded by the exons ATGTCGGACCGGCTGGGCAAGCCCACCTGCCTCATCGTcgccagcgccgccgccgcgg GTGTGTCAGCCCAGTCCTTCCTTCACTGCTTTACACTGACCAGCTCTGCTTTTAACCTGCAAGTTGCGACTCCTGGG GGGAAGTCAATTGATTTTGCGGATGTGAACGAGAGCAACATGCGCTGGGTACAGGACTTCCGTATGAAATCGTATGCGAACCCTGCCAAGTTGGAGTCGATTGATG GTGCTAGATACCATGCGCTGCTGATTCCAAACTGCCCTGGGGCTGTGACTGACCTTGCAAATAGTGGGTACCTGGCTAAGATATTGCAGCACTTCAGCACTGAGAACA AGCCTATCTGTGCGGTTGGACACGGGGTTGCAGCTTTGTGTTGTGCCACCAATGAAGATAAATCCTGGGTGTTTCAGGGATACAGCCTGACAGGG CCCTCTGTGTACGAACTAGTAAGGCAGCCTAATTTTGCCAGTTTGTCCATTATCGTGGAAGATTTCGTGAAAGATTCTGGAGCTACATTCAGTG CCAGCAGTCCAGATGCTGTACATGTTGTGCTGGACAGGCACCTGGTGACAGGACAGAATGAGAATTCCACTCTTCCTGCGGTCCAGAATCTTCTCATTCTTTGCAATGTCAG GAAATGA
- the GATD1 gene encoding glutamine amidotransferase-like class 1 domain-containing protein 1 isoform X1: MSDRLGKPTCLIVASAAAAGVSAQSFLHCFTLTSSAFNLQVATPGGKSIDFADVNESNMRWVQDFRMKSYANPAKLESIDGARYHALLIPNCPGAVTDLANSGYLAKILQHFSTENKPICAVGHGVAALCCATNEDKSWVFQGYSLTGPSVYELVRQPNFASLSIIVEDFVKDSGATFSASSPDAVHVVLDRHLVTGQNENSTLPAVQNLLILCNVSRK; encoded by the exons ATGTCGGACCGGCTGGGCAAGCCCACCTGCCTCATCGTcgccagcgccgccgccgcgg GTGTGTCAGCCCAGTCCTTCCTTCACTGCTTTACACTGACCAGCTCTGCTTTTAACCTGCAAGTTGCGACTCCTGGG GGGAAGTCAATTGATTTTGCGGATGTGAACGAGAGCAACATGCGCTGGGTACAGGACTTCCGTATGAAATCGTATGCGAACCCTGCCAAGTTGGAGTCGATTGATG GTGCTAGATACCATGCGCTGCTGATTCCAAACTGCCCTGGGGCTGTGACTGACCTTGCAAATAGTGGGTACCTGGCTAAGATATTGCAGCACTTCAGCACTGAGAACA AGCCTATCTGTGCGGTTGGACACGGGGTTGCAGCTTTGTGTTGTGCCACCAATGAAGATAAATCCTGGGTGTTTCAGGGATACAGCCTGACAGGG CCCTCTGTGTACGAACTAGTAAGGCAGCCTAATTTTGCCAGTTTGTCCATTATCGTGGAAGATTTCGTGAAAGATTCTGGAGCTACATTCAGTG CCAGCAGTCCAGATGCTGTACATGTTGTGCTGGACAGGCACCTGGTGACAGGACAGAATGAGAATTCCACTCTTCCTGCGGTCCAGAATCTTCTCATTCTTTGCAATGTCAG CAGGAAATGA
- the GATD1 gene encoding glutamine amidotransferase-like class 1 domain-containing protein 1 isoform X3, with protein MSDRLGKPTCLIVASAAAAGVSAQSFLHCFTLTSSAFNLQVATPGGKSIDFADVNESNMRWVQDFRMKSYANPAKLESIDGARYHALLIPNCPGAVTDLANSGYLAKILQHFSTENKPICAVGHGVAALCCATNEDKSWVFQGYSLTGPSVYELVRQPNFASLSIIVEDFVKDSGATFSASSPDAVHVVLDRHLVTGQNENSTLPAVQNLLILCNVR; from the exons ATGTCGGACCGGCTGGGCAAGCCCACCTGCCTCATCGTcgccagcgccgccgccgcgg GTGTGTCAGCCCAGTCCTTCCTTCACTGCTTTACACTGACCAGCTCTGCTTTTAACCTGCAAGTTGCGACTCCTGGG GGGAAGTCAATTGATTTTGCGGATGTGAACGAGAGCAACATGCGCTGGGTACAGGACTTCCGTATGAAATCGTATGCGAACCCTGCCAAGTTGGAGTCGATTGATG GTGCTAGATACCATGCGCTGCTGATTCCAAACTGCCCTGGGGCTGTGACTGACCTTGCAAATAGTGGGTACCTGGCTAAGATATTGCAGCACTTCAGCACTGAGAACA AGCCTATCTGTGCGGTTGGACACGGGGTTGCAGCTTTGTGTTGTGCCACCAATGAAGATAAATCCTGGGTGTTTCAGGGATACAGCCTGACAGGG CCCTCTGTGTACGAACTAGTAAGGCAGCCTAATTTTGCCAGTTTGTCCATTATCGTGGAAGATTTCGTGAAAGATTCTGGAGCTACATTCAGTG CCAGCAGTCCAGATGCTGTACATGTTGTGCTGGACAGGCACCTGGTGACAGGACAGAATGAGAATTCCACTCTTCCTGCGGTCCAGAATCTTCTCATTCTTTGCAATGTCAG GTGA
- the CEND1 gene encoding cell cycle exit and neuronal differentiation protein 1: MDSKGNVRSGNKPDAKAPSSGKPEKPNPGPATNADKKEIPKEQPAPATATSATKKAGGDAAVVNNHSNLKPSPAATETQEATGQSPDSDHKGNSSEESPGSFFDNMKPLIIVGGVAVAALAVIVGVAFLARKK; the protein is encoded by the coding sequence ATGGATTCCAAAGGCAATGTCCGAAGCGGAAACAAACCTGACGCCAAGGCCCCCAGCTCCGGAAAGCCAGAAAAGCCCAACCCTGGGCCTGCCACGAATGCAGACAAGAAGGAGATCCCCAAAGaacagcctgctcctgccacTGCCACTTCTGCCACCAAGAAGGCAGGTGGTGATGCTGCCGTCGTGAACAACCACAGCAACCTGAAACCCAGCCCCGCTGCCACGGAGACACAAGAGGCCACCGGCCAGTCCCCTGACTCTGACCACAAGGGAAACAGCTCCGAGGAGTCGCCAGGCAGCTTCTTTGACAACATGAAGCCCTTGATCATCGTCGGAGGAGTGGCGGTGGCTGCGCTCGCTGTGATTGTGGGAGTGGCGTTCCTAGCCCGGAAAAAATGA
- the LOC132318507 gene encoding scavenger receptor cysteine-rich type 1 protein M130-like, with the protein MVLVGALGLLLCVQLCGGTGELRLVGGGGRCAGRVEVKHDGEWGSVCIYDFDWEARWAMVVCRQLGCGPVAKASPYAPFGQGTGRIWLQPFFCLGNEAVLQDCPHFGWGQHFCGHEWDVGVTCADAVELRLVDGGGPCAGRLEVKLRGRWGSVGDDSWDMEDAEVVCQQLGCGSAAGAYIASTRFGKGDGPISLARVDCYGDEAALWDCEVHGWGPYIGIHDFDTAVVCQGFVRLVGSDVACAGRLEVRRGRAWTGVCEDQVDIKAAQVVCRELGCGTALAVYGTGRFEAGRGPLWEGGFECTGTEPLLSACARRPASGQGCAGHAGIICSPYTGFRLADNSSGCAGRVEAEVGGTWGSLCATGWDLPDAHVLCQHLGCGPAAAVPPGGSFGGGDGPLWRDAFGCSGSEQHPGECPTAVLGEPACPPGHAAAVNCSGIAEPLRLMEGESRCDGRLEVATSPGTWARVLVGLWDARGASVVCRQLGCGVPEKVYAVPGSGTVGLQGLRCAGVEEKLAQCNASGTSATPTSSPEEVAIVCSGSRRVRLAGGPGRCTGRVEVYVNGTWGTVCQDNWAMPDATVVCRQLGCGTALAAPGSARFGPGTGPLWPDAGGCAGTEASLWECPASAQHGCRRGGGAGAVCSEQLSLRLAGGYGRCSGHLEVFYNGTWGRVCANGTSPATAAAACRQLGCGDGGRLAATPAREPAPAWLAWVGCEEGARSLWRCPSAPWRLEACSPGGDAHVSCDQDSDGTSGTPTPSPGRVPSSTTLAAAPGTVPVPVVLCVVLGTLLCLALAALAVQVCRARARRRGPGRAVDAVSEAVYEELDYALTPEYQEVPSRSGSLSEGSGKKLPYYTGDSVEESDPKAAPDSPAQHGPPDGYDDAAAVPEESPAPAPGDPPAQPPGDTGYDDVGVSTPGTSP; encoded by the exons ATGGTGCTCGTCGGGGcactggggctgctgctgtgtgtgcAGCTGTGTGGGG GCACCGGGGAGCTGCGGCTGGTAGGCGGCGGCGGACGCTGCGCCGGCCGGGTGGAGGTGAAGCACGATGGCGAGTGGGGCTCCGTCTGTATCTACGACTTCGACTGGGAGGCCCGTTGGGCCATGGTGGTGTGccggcagctgggctgtggcccGGTGGCCAAGGCGTCCCCCTACGCCCCGTTCGGGCAGGGCACCGGCCGGATCTGGCTCCAGCCCTTCTTCTGCCTGGGCAACGAGGCGGTGCTGCAGGACTGTCCCCACTTTGGCTGGGGACAGCACTTCTGCGGCCACGAGTGGGACGTGGGGGTGACCTGCGCAG ATGCGGTGGAGCTGAGGCTGGTGGACGGAGGGGGTCCCTGCGCCGGGAGGTTGGAGGTGAAGCTGCGGGGACGCTGGGGCTCGGTGGGTGATGACAGCTGGGACATGGAGGATGCCGAGGTGgtgtgccagcagctgggctgcggCTCAGCCGCTGGCGCCTACATCGCCAGCACCCGCTTCGGCAAAGGGGACGGCCCCATCAGCCTGGCTCGGGTCGACTGCTACGGGGACGAGGCCGCCCTCTGGGACTGCGAGGTCCATGGCTGGGGACCCTACATCGGCATTCACGACTTTGACACCGCTGTTGTCTGCCAAG GGTTTGTCCGGCTGGTGGGCAGCGATGTGGCCTGCGCCGGGCGGCTGGAGGTGCGGCGGGGCCGAGCCTGGACCGGCGTCTGCGAGGACCAGGTGGACATCAAGGCCGCCCAGGTGGTTTGCCGGGAGCTGGGCTGCGGCACAGCGCTGGCTGTTTATGGCACCGGCCGGTTTGAGGCGGGAAGGGGGCCGCTCTGGGAGGGGGGGTTCGAGTGCACCGGCACCGAGCCCCTCCTCTCGGCCTGTGCCCGGCGGCCAGCCAGCGGCCAGGGCTGCGCCGGCCACGCAGGCATCATCTGCTCCC CCTACACAGGTTTCCGGCTGGCGGACAACAGCTCGGGCTGCGCCGGGCGGGTGGAGGCGGAGgtgggggggacgtgggggtCCCTCTGCGCCACCGGCTGGGACCTGCCCGACGCCCACGTCCTCTGCCAGCACCTCGGctgcggccccgccgccgccgtgccCCCGGGAGGCTCCTTCGGCGGGGGGGACGGGCCGCTGTGGCGGGACGCCTTCGGCTGCAGCGGGAGCGAGCAGCACCCGGGCGAGTGCCCCACGGCGGTGCTGGGGGAGCCTGCCTGCCCCCCCGGCCACGCCGCCGCCGTCAACTGCTCAG GCATTGCCGAGCCCCTGCGTCTGATGGAGGGGGAGAGCCGGTGCGACGGGCGGCTGGAGGTCGCCACAAGCCCCGGGACCTGGGCCCGtgtgctggtggggctgtgggATGCCCGGGGTGCCAGCGTGGTGTGccggcagctgggctgtggcgTGCCAGAGAAGGTCTACGCAGTGCCGGGCTCAGGCactgtggggctgcaggggctgcggTGTGCCGGCGTGGAGGAAAAGCTGGCCCAGTGCAATGCCTCGGGGACGTCAGCCACGCCAACCAGCAGCCCCGAGGAGGTGGCCATCGTCTGCTCGG GCAGCCGGCGGGTGAGGCTGGCAGGCGGCCCCGGGCGCTGCACCGGGCGGGTGGAGGTCTACGTCAATGGCACCTGGGGCACCGTATGCCAGGACAACTGGGCCATGCCGGACGCGACTGTCGTCTGCCGCCAGCTGGGCTGCGGGACGGCGCTGGCAGCACCCGGCTCGGCTCGCTTCGGTCCTGGCACGGGGCCCCTGTGGCCAGATGCCGGCGGCTGCGCCGGGACCGAGGCGTCTCTCTGGGAGTGCCCAGCCTCGGCACAGCACGGCTGCCGGCGCGGTGGTGGGGCAGGCGCTGTCTGCTCAG agcagctctcCCTGCGGCTGGCGGGCGGCTACGGCCGCTGCAGCGGGCACCTGGAGGTGTTCTACAACGGCACCTGGGGCCGCGTGTGCGCCAACGGCACCAGCCCCGCCACGGCGGCCGCCGCCTGCCGCCAGCTGGGCTGCGGGGACGGGGGGAGGCTGGCGGCCACCCCTGCCCGGGAGCCGGCCCCCGCCTGGCTGGCCTGGGTGGGCTGCGAGGAGGGGGCCCGCTCGCTCTGGCGCTGCCCCTCGGCACCCTGGCGCCTGGAGGCCTGCAGCCCCGGCGGGGACGCCCACGTGTCTTGTGACCAGGACAGCGACGGCACGAGCGGGACGCCCACCCCGTCCCCGGGCA GAGTCCCCAGCAGCACCACCCTGGCAGCAGCTCCGGGGACCGTGCCAGTGCCCGTGGTCCTGTGCGTGGTCCTGGGGACGCTGCTGTGCTTGGCCCTGGCTGCACTGGCCGTGCAGGTGTgccgcgcccgggctcggcgCCGAG GCCCCGGCAGAGCCGTGGACGCCGTCTCTGAGGCCGTCTACGAGGAGCTGGACTACGCCCTGACGCCGGAGTACCAGGAGGTGCCCAGTCGCTCAG GCTCCCTGTCGGAGGGGTCGGGGAAGAAGCTGCCGTATTACACCGGGGACAGCGTGGAGGAGAGTGACCCCAAGGCAGCCCCAG ACTCCCCTGCCCAGCACGGCCCCCCGGATGGCTACGACGATGCCGCGGCCGTGCCGGAAGAGTCCCCCGCTCCCG ccccaggggaccccccggcacagcccccGGGGGACACAGGCTATGACGATGTCGGCGTCAGCACCCCGGGGACGTCGCCGTGA